AGCGTGTAGGTCCAGATCGCCCAGAAGTACACCAGTGCGGCGAACCACAGCAGGAGCCGCCGGGTCGACAGGCCACCGCGCCAGCGGTAGCTGGCGGCGACGAAGGGCACGAACAGCGCCGCGCCCACGAAGGCACCGAGGAGGACGGCCGCCAGGGCGGAGGTGAGGATCCCGGACACGGTTCGCCCCGCTCAGTCGTTGCGGCGGGAGGTCTGCGCGAGGACGGCGCGCTGCAGCGGCCGGCAGGCCTCGGCCACCCCGAGCGTCAGCAGCAGGCCGACGACCACGGTGAGGAGGACGAGCAGGACCCCGGAGGCCTGGATGCCGAACATGCCGGTGAAGGGCGTCACCAGGAGGAACCCGACGCCGACGGAGACCGCGAGCGTGAACACCAGCGGCGCGAGGACGTGGTAGCGGCGGACGGCGTCGAGCACCGGTCGCGGCACTCCTGCGCGGTCCATCGCCACGCTCTCCTCGGCCCGGTCCACCACCGTGGCGGCCTGGTTGACCAGGGTCGAGACGGCCGCGACCACGAGCCCGACGGCCAGGGCGATCAGCACCCCGGTGCGCAGGTCGGTGACGGCGGTGAGGTCCCGGGGGTCGTCGCCCAGGGCTGCCGGGTCGGTGGGGACGATGGCGGCGTAGGCGGAGACCGTCCCGAGCAGCGCGACGGCGGAGACGTTGCGCCACGCGCCCCGGGGGTCGTCGACGATCCGTCGCATCGCGATCAGTCGCGGCACCGAGGCGGTGCGGGCGAAGGGTCGCGCCAGGAGCTGGAGGATCCAGGGGCCGACGAGGTTCACGGCGCCGACGACGAGGAGGACCATGGCGGCGAAGAAGACGTAGATCCCGAGCTCGAGCGTCCCCACCCTGAAGAACCGGCTGAAGACCGCGAAGGCCGTCAGCGCCAGGGCGAACGCGCCGAGCCGCCAGAGCCGCAGCGACCGGGGCGTCTGCTGCAGCGCGACCCCCAGCGGCGAGATGTGCACCCGCCGCAGGCCGACGGCGGCCGACAGCGCACCCAGGGAGAGCAGCGCCGCCACGAGGGCGAGCACCACCCACCACGGGAGCAGCAGCTCCCCGGCGGCGACGGGCTGCTCCTGGAAGGTCACCACCTGCCAGGCGGGCAGGCTGATCGTCCACAGCACGCTGCCCAGGGCGGTGCCGGCCGCTGCCTGGACCAGGGTCTCGATCACCGACATCGTGACGACCTCGGGGCCGGTCATCCCGATCAGACGCAGCGAGGCCAGGCGACGGGCGCGGCCCCGGGCACCGAGACGGGCGGCCGCCGCGCCGAGGTTGAGCACCGGCACGACCAGGAGCGCGCAGGCGACGGCGGCCAGGATGACGTAGCCCTCGAGGACCCTCGCGGCCGCCGGGGCGTCCAGGTCGAAGGCGGCGAGCGTCGCCGCGGTGGGGTGCTGCCAGCGCTGGACGAACATCCAGGTGCCACCGGCGACGGTCAGGGCGAGGAACGCCGAGACGGTGAAGGCGGCGACGGCGAGGACGTCGAGGACGGCCCCGCCCCGGGCTCCGCGCAGCCGCGCGATCGCCAGGCGTGGCGCGAGGGTGACGGCGATGCTCATCGCGGCTCTCCCGTCAGCGGGCGGTCCGCGTGCACCATGGCGTCACGCAGCTCGACGAGCCGGGAGCACCAGCCGGCCACCTGCAGGTCGTGGGTCACCACCACCAGCGTGGTGCCCGCCATGGCCGCGGTGGTGGTCAGGATCTGCATCACCTCGTGGCCGGTGGCCTGGTCGAGCGCGCCGGTGGGCTCGTCGGCGAAGACGACGGCCGGCGAGTGGACCATGGCCCGGGCGATCGCCACGCGCTGGGCCTGACCGCCCGACATCTCCCCCGGGCGACGGTCCCCGGCCCCGGACAGGCCCAGCCGCTCCAGCCACTCCCCGGCCGTCCGGAGCGCAGCTCCGCGGGAGGAGCCGTTGAGCAACAGCGCCAGGGCGACGTTCTCCCGGGCGGACAGCTCGGGCAGCAGCTGGCCGTCCTGGAACACGAAACCGAGCTGCTCCCGGCGCAGCCGCGACCGCCGGGCATCGGGCAGCCCGGAGACGGCGACGTCCCCGAGGTGGACCTCGCCGGAGTCGGGCACCAGGATGCCGGCCAGGCAGTGCAGCAGGGTGGACTTGCCCGAGCCCGACGGGCCCATGATCGCCACGGACTGCCCGGCCGGGATGTCGATGTCGACGCCGGCGAGGGCCCTGACGCGGCCGAAGGACTTCGAGACGCCCCGTGCTGCGAGTGCGGGGGTGGTGGTACGTGTTCGCATGACCTCATCCCACCCTGTCGTGGCCGGCCCGACCATGGCGCCAGGACCCGACCAGGGGTGGACCCAGGTCCACCCGGTTCCCCGCTGGTCGCTCGTAGTCTGGGCGCATGGTCCCCAGGGTCTCGCGCGAGCCGCTCGCCCCTCGAGGCCTCTTCCTGCTCCAGCTGTGCCTCGGGGCGGTCGCGGGTCTCGGCGCCGTCGCCTGCTGGTGGGCGGCCGACGGGCCCGGGGGTGGCGCGCCGGTGGCGGTGGTCGCCCTGGTGACGTGGCTGGGGCTGTGCACCGCGGCGGTGGTGGCGTTGGAGCGACGCAAGCCGCTCGCCGTACCGCCGCGGGACCCGGCGGAGTGGGCACGCCACGTCGGCGACCTGCGCTCCTCGCGGTTGGAGATCGTCAACGCCTTCGAGATCGAGCGACGTCGCATCGAGCGGGACCTGCACGACGGCTCCCAGCAGCACATCGTCGCGTCCTCGCTGAAGATCGGGGAGGCGGCGCTGCTCCTCAGCACGGTGGTCGCCCCGCCCCGGGAGGTCCGCCAGGTCACCGAGCTGCTGGCGGAGGCCCAGGACGCGACCGACGCCGCGCTGGCCGCGCTGCGCGCGACCGTCGCCGGCATCCACCCCAAGGTCCTGTCCGACGTCGGCCTCGACGCGGCGGTCCGCGACCTGGCCCGCCGCTCGGGGCTGCCCGCGGTGGTCCGTGTCCCGCACCCCCTTCCGCCCGTTCCCCAGGGGGTTGCCGCGGCGGCGTACTTCTTCGTCTCCGAGGCGCTGACCAACGTCGCCAAGCACGCGCCGGGCGCCCGGGTCACCGTCCTGCTCAGCGCCGACGACACGCTGCACGTCTCCGTCGTCGACGACGGTCCCGGCGGGGCCCGGGTCCGTCCCGGTCACGGCCTCGCCGGCATGTCCGAACGGCTCGCCGCCTTCGGTGGGGGCCTACAGGTGGCCAGCCCAGCCGGCGGCCCCACGTCACTGGTCGCCCGGGTGCCCCTCCTGCTCCCCGAGGGCGAGCCCGGCGTCACCGGTGCCGGCTCGCCGACCTGGCAGCAGGTCGGGCGGTGAGACTCGTGGTCGCCGACGACGCGGCCCTGCTCCGGGAGGGTCTGGTCGGGCTGCTCGAGCGGCAGGGCCACCAGGTGCTCGCCCAGGCGGCGAGCGCCCCCGAGCTCGAGGCCGTCGTCGACCACGCCGTCACCAGCGGGCAGCCGCCCGACGTCGTCCTCACCGACGTGCGGATGCCACCCACCATGACGGTCGACGGGCTCGACGCCGCGGTGCGGATCCGCGCCCGGCACCCGGGGATCGGCATCATGGTGCTGTCCCAGTACGTGGCCTCGGCGTACGCGACGGAGCTGTTCGACGGTGGAGCGGGTCCGGCGGCGCCGGGGGACCCCGGCACCGGCGGTCTGGGCTACCTCCTCAAGGAACGGGTGTCCCGGGTCGCGGACTTCCTGCACTCGCTGCAGATCGTCGCCGCAGGTGGCGTCGTGATCGACCCCGAGGTGGCCTCGCTGCTCGTGCTGGACCGTCGCACCGCCCTGGACGCCCTCTCGCCCCGGGAACGCGAGGTCCTGGAGCTGATGGCCCGCGGGCTCAGCAACGCCCAGATCGCCCAGCAGCTGGTGCTCTCCGCAGGCGCGGTCTCCAAGCACGTCGCCAACCTCTTCACCAAGCTGGACCTCCCACCCGGGGAGGAGAACCGCCGCGTGCGGGCCGTCCTGGCCTACCTCACCGCCCGGGGCTGACGCCCGCACGACGAGAGGCGGATGAGGTCACCGCGAAGACCCTGGACGCCCCGGGTGCGCCGCCGCGGGTGGTCTCGCCGCTCACCCGGCCCGGCGTCCCTCCTGGGTGACGGCCTCGGCCAGCTGGTCGCGGGTCATCGAGGAGCGGCCGTCGACGTCCAGCTCCTGGGCCAGCGCGTACAGCTCGGACTTCGACATCGACGCCACGTCCTCGTCCCGGCGGCGCTCGCCCTTGCCCTCGCCCTTGCCCTCGCCCTTCCCGGGACTCCTGCCGCCCTTCCCGGACCCCGTGCTGCCCTCCGCCGAGCCCTGACCGGAGCCCGCAGCGCGGGTGGTCAGCGTGCCGCCGCGGTGCTCGTTGCCCGCCTTGTGCCCGCGCGCCCTCTCCAGCGAGGCCCGCAGCGCGGCGACGAGGTCGACCACCTGGCCGGTGTCCTCCTCGGGCGCCTCGGTGACCACCTCGCGGTCCTGCTGCTTGGCCTCCACCAGCTGCTGGACCCGTTCGGTGTAGTGGTCGCGGTAGCTGGCCGGGTCCCAGGGGCTGGTCATCGCCTCGATCAGGTCGATGGCCATCTGCACGTCCTTGCTCCGCGAGGACGGCGCGGAGGGCAGGGTGTCCAGCTCCTCGGCGGGGTCGCGCACCTCGTCGGCGAAGTACATCGTCTCCAGCACCAGCACGTCGCCGGAGGGCCGGATGGCGGCCAGGTACTCCTTGTTCCGCATCACGAAGGAGGCGATGGCGATCTTCCCGGCCTTCTCCAGGGCCGCCACCAGCAGCCCGTACGGCTTCTGGGCGGTCTCGTCGGTGGGGGCCAGGTAGTAGCTCTTCTGGTAGTAGATCGGGTCGATCTCGGCGGCGTCGACGAAGTCGCTGATGTCGATGGTGCGGCTCCGCCCGGGCTCGACGGACGCCAGCTCCTCCTCGGTCAGCACCACCGAGCGGCCGTCGCCCAGGTCGGCACCCTTCACGATGTCGGCGTGGGCCACCTCCTCACCGGTGTCCTCGTTGACCCGCTTGTAGCGGATCCGGGAGGTGGTGCCGCGCTCGAACTGGTGGAAGCGCACCTCGTGCTCGGAGGTGGCCGAGTGCAGCCCGACCGGGACGCTCACCAGCCCGAACGACAGGGCCCCTGACCAGATCGACCGTGCCACCGGCTGCTCCTTCCTGCTCGACGTCGCCCCAGTCCTACCCCACCAGCAGAACCGGACGCTCACCCGACACCTCTCGCGCATGGTCCGGAGACGTCAGGTCAGCGACCGGTTCTGCTCAGGTGACCGTCGGCAGGTCCTGGTCGTGGTCCAGCACGTCGGCGAAGAGGTCACCGCGCTCGAGCAGCCGGGGGACCACGTCGCGGAGCAGGAACCCGTCGGGGCGCAGCGCGGGGTCGTCGAGCTCGTCCCACTCGATCGGCACCGAGACCGGCGCTCCGGCCGACGGCCGTGGGCTGTACGGCGCGACCAGCGTCTTGTTGACCGCGTTCTGGGTGTAGTCCAGCCGGGCCAGCCCGCCGCGGTCGCGGACGGTCCACTTCCAGCTGACCAGCTCCGGCACCACCGCGCCGACGCTGCGGGAGACGGTCTCGGCCCAGGCCCGGGTCTGGTCGAAGGTGGGTCCGGGCCGGATCGGCACCCAGATCTGGACGCCCCGCCGACCGGTCACCTTGGGGCGTCCGCGCACGCCGAGGTGCTCCAGCGCGGTCCGGTGCAGCCGCGCCATCACCAGCACCTCCTCCCAGGTCGTCTGCTCCCCGGGGTCGATGTCGAACAGCACGTAGGAGGGACGGTCAGGGGCGGCGGTCGGGCTGGTCCAGGGGTGCCACTCCAGGGCCCCGAAGTTGGCCGCCCAGACCAGCGCGGCCGCCTCGTCCACCACCAGGTAGGTGCGGGTCTCGCCCGGGTCGGCGGCCGGGTTCTCCCAGCGGGGCACCCACTCCGGGGCGTGGGTGGGCAGCTCCTTGTGCCAGAATCCCTTGGTCTGCGCGCCGCCGGGGAAGCGGTTCATGTTCAGCGCCCGCCCGGCGAGGTAGGGCAGCAGCGTGGGCGCGACCTGGGCGGCGTAGCGGACGAGGTCGCGCTTGGTCACGGGCGGCTGCCCGTCGCGACCGGGGAACAGCTCCTTGTCCAGGTTGGTCACCTTGAGCGTGCGCCCCAGCACCTCCCAGCGGCCCTGCTTCTCCAGCGCGTCGAGCGCTGCCAGCTCCTCCTCGCCGGGAGGGTCGGGCACGGGCACCTTGAGCTCCACCGAGGCCTCGTCGGCCGGCAGGTCCGAGCGCCACAGCCGGTCCGGGTCGGCCTGGACCTCCTCGTTGGTCCGCCCGCTCAGAACCGAGAGGGGGTGGTCGGCGGCGTCCCAGCCGGTGACGGCGTCCTCGTCGTGCTTGTGCAGCATCATCCACTGCTCCTTGCCGCCGCTGGACGACCCCTGGCGGCGGGTGCGGACCAGCACGAACTGCCCGCGCAGCTTCTCCCCGTGCATGCGGGCGTGCAGGGTGCCGGTGGCCAGCTCCTCGACCGGGTCGACGCCCTCGGCGGGTTCCCAGGTGCCGGCGTCCCAGACGATGACGTCCCCGCCGCCGTACTCACCGGAGGGGATCACCCCCTCGAAGTCGATGTACTCCAGCGGGTGGTCCTCGACGTGGACGGCGAGCCGGCGGACGTCGGGGTCCAGCGTCGGGCCCTTGGGCACCGCCCAGCTGACCAGGACGCCGCCGATCTCGAACCGGACGTCGTAGTGCAGCGCCCGCGCCCGGTGCCGCTGCACCACGAACCGCGGCGTCCCCTCCGGTGCCGTGCCGGGGCGACCGGCCGGTTCCGGCGTCCGGTCGAAGTGGCGCATCGACTGGTACCGCTGCAGCGGACGCTCATCCTCACCACGGCCGGCCATGGGCCAACGCTGCCACGAGCGGCCCGGGACCGGTCAGGCAGGTGCCCGACCGGTCCGGGGTGCGCTCAGCGGAGGGCCGGGATGACCTCGTTCTCGAACAGCTCGATGCCGGAGGTGTCGTAGGCGGCCTCGGGGAAGTAGAAGATCCCGTAGGTCATGCCGAGGTCGCGCACCGCGGTCAGCTTCTCGACCACCTGCTCCACGGTGCCGGTGCCGGCCAGCCCGTCGAAGCCCTTGAGCTGGGCCTGCACCCGCTCCTCGCCCAGGTGCGGGGTGACCCGGTCGACGTAGGCCCGGCGGCGCTCGGCCACCTCGGCCTCGTCGCGGCCGATGAAGACGTTGTAGTTGGAGGAGCGGGTGATGGCGTCGAAGTCGGTGCCCACCTCGCGGCAGTGGTCGGCCAGCAGCGCCGACTTGTGGGTGAAGCCCTCCGGTGAGCCGTCGAAGTTGGTGTAGCGGGCGTACTTCGCGGCGATCTTGAGGGTGACCTTCTCCCCGCCGCCCGCGATCCACAGCGGCGGCCCGCCGGCCTGGCGCGGCAGCGGGAAGCAGAGGGCGTCGTCGACCTGGTAGTGGGTGCCGTCGAGGGTGGCGTGCCCGGTCTCCCAGGCCTGCTTGAAGATCTGGACACCCTCGTCCAGCATCCCGAGCCGGACGCCGGCGCGGGGGAACCCGTAGCCGTAGGCGCGCCACTCGTGCTCGTACCAGCCGCCGCCGATGCCCATCTCCAGCCGGCCGGCGCTGACGTGGTCGATGGTGGCGGCCACCTTGGCCAGGTACATCGGGTTGCGGTAGGCCATGCAGGTGCACATCTGACCGAGCCGGATCCGGTCCGTGCTGGCAGCCAGCGCGGCCATCAGCGTCCAGGCCTCGTGGGTCGCCTCCTCGCTGTGCACCGGGGTGGTGTGGAAGTGGTCGTAGACCCACAGGCTCTGCCAGTGGTCGCCGCGGTCGGCCCGCTGGGCGAGGTCACGCATCACCGACCACTGGTCCGCCTCGGCCACCTCGGTCAGGTCGAAACGCCAGCCCTGGGGGATGAACAGCCCGAACTCCATCGTCGCAGTCATGTCCCGAACCCTAGACCGGCGCTCCGGGGAGGTGACCGGAGGGCCGGGGGTGCACCGGGGACCTGGCTCAGAAGTGGTCGCGGACGTGGAAGTCCCCGGTGAACAGGGCGTCCAGCAGCGGGTCGCTGCCGGCGTCCCCGTGCAGCAACCCGGCCTGCCGCAGCGCGTGGCAGCTCCAGCTCCCGGCGTAGCGGGCGGCGAGGCCACGGCGGGTGAGGACCGGGGCCCCCGGCCGCACCGGTGCGGGCTCGCAGGTGGCCGAGCCGGACCCGTCCAGCTCCAGGGACCAGCCCTGCTCACCGTCGCGGTCGGCCACGGTGAGGTCGAGCCGGACCGCGAGCTGGGGCCAGCGCCGCTGGGTGCAGGCGCCGGCGACGTCGAGCACGGCCAGCATGTAGGGCGCGCGGTCGACCACCTCCCAGTCCGAGGAGCGGGTCAGCAGCCGGACCACGTCGTCGCCGCTGGTGTGGATCTCCACCCGCCCCACCACGGACGCGCTGCTGCCCAGCGAGGCCAGCAGGGCCAGGTAGCCGTCGGGCTCCAGGGCCACCAGGTCGCGGACGCCGATGGCGGCCCGGGGGCTGACCTCGTGCCCGCGGTCGAAGGAGCAGCTGCCGATCAGCTCCCCGTCGCGCTCGACCAGGGTGGTGCCGCTGGGGGCGGCGAGCAGCTCGGCGTCGGTGGCGGGGAAGGCCGGCCCGGTGCGGGTGAGGGGACCGTTGTAGCCGGCCGCCCAGCGACGGTAGAGGTCCCGGACGGCGGGCACGTCGGCCAGCTCGGCCCGCCGCAGCCGGACGCCGTCGGGGACCCGGACCTGGGCCAGCACCGCGGTGGGGACGGCCAGGGTGAGCACGTGCCCGACCACCTCATAGCCCAGCCCGCGGTAGATGCCGGGGGCGCTGGGGTAGAGCGTGGCGAGCGCGACGCCGGCGGAGCGGGCGGTGTCGTGGACGTCGGTGAGCAGGCCGGCCAGCAGCCCGCTGCCGCGGTGCTCCACGGCGACGCTGACCCCGCCGATGCCGAGGCTGGGGACCTCGGTGCGGTGCCAGTACGAGCGGTGGTCGATGCCGCTGGCCGCGGCCAGCACGCGACCGTCCTCCACCACGCCGACCACCCGGTGCCCCGGTCGCAGCGGGTCGGGCTCGGCGTCCTCGGCGAGTCGGGGGATGCCGAAGGCCTCGTGGCCGAGCGCGTGCAACGCCCGGAGGTCCTCGGAGGTGAGCTGACGGGTCTCGGTGGTCACACCGACATCCTGCTGGTGCCGACGTGCTCCGGCCACCCCGATACCGCCTCTGGGCCCGGGCTCAGATGTCCTGACGTCCCCGGGCCCGGACCTTGTTGACCACCGAGAGCAGGACCGCACCGATCAGCATCAGGTACAGCACCACGGTGATCGGGCTGCTGACCAGGGTGAGCGGGTTGTTCTCGGAGTTGTTCATCGCCTCGCGCAGCGACTCCTCGGCCAGCGGGCCGAGGATCACCGCGATCAGCACCGGGGCGACGGGGAAGTCGTAGCGGCGCATCAGGTAGCCGACGATCCCCAGCCCCAGCAGCAGCACCTGGTCGACCAGGGAGCCGGTGGAGGCGTAGACCCCGAAGCAGGCCAGCACGGCGATCCCGGCGTAGAGGTAGGGCTTGGGCACCCGGAGCAGCCGGGCCCAGAGCGGGGCGAAGGGCAGGTTCAGGATCAGCAGCACCACCATGCCGATGAACAGGCTGGCCAGCAGCGCCCAGACCAGCTCCCCGCTGCGCTCGAACAGCAGCGGCCCGGGCTGGATGCCGTACTGCTGGAAGGCCGCCAGCAGCACCGCGGCGGTGGCCGAGGTCGGCAGACCCAGGGCCAGCAGCGCCCCCATCGCCGTACCCGCGGTGGCGTTGCCCGCGGCCTCGGGCCCGGCGACCCCGCGGATGGCGCCCTTGCCGAACATCGGGTTCTTCCGACGCCGGTCCAGCCGGCGCTCGGTGCCGTAGGCCAGGAAGGTCGGCACCTCCGCACCACCGGCCGGGATGACCCCGAAGGGGACGCCGAAGGCCGTGCCGCGCAGCCAGGCCGGCAGCGCCTCGCGGAACTCCGCACCCGAGAGGAACGGACGTCCCTGGCTGGCGATCAGGCTGCGGTCCTCGGGATGACCGACCCGGGAGGCGACGTGGAAGACCTCGCCCAGAGCCAGCAGGGCCACGGTGAGGACGACGATGGACACGCCGTCGAAGAGCTCCAGCACCCCGAAGGTGAAGCGCTGGGCGCCGCTGACGGAGTCGATGCCGACCACCGAGATGGCCAGTCCCAGCCCCAGGGCGGCGAGCCCGCGGAGCGCGGAGTCGGCCACCACCGCGGACGTCGCGACGAAGGCGAACACGGCCAGCGCGAAGTACTCCCCGGGACCGAACCGGTTGGCCAGGCTGGCCAGCGTGGGGGCGAAGAAGACCACCAGCGTGGTGGCCAGGATGCCTCCGGTGAAGGCGCCGATGGCCGAGGTGGCCAGCGCCTGCGGGGCACGCCCGGTGAGTGCCATCCGGTGGCCCTCGAACGCGCCGGCGATCGCGGTGGAGTTGCCGGGGGTGTTCATCAGGATGCCGGCGATGGAGTCCCCGAACAGCCCGCCGAAGTAGACCCCGGCGAACATGATCAGCGCCGACAGGGGCTCCAGGGTGAAGGTGAGCGGCAGCAGCAGCGCCACCGCCATCGCCGAGCCGAGACCGGGGAGCACGCCCACGGCCGTCCCCAGCACGGCCCCGATCAGCACGTAGAGCAGGTTGGTCGGCGTCAGCACCTCGCCGAACCCCTGCAGCAGGCTCATCAGCTGGTCCATCAGAAGACCCCCATGATCCCGGCCGGCAGGGCGAGGCCCAGCAGCCCGACGAAGACCAGCTGGACCACCGAGGAGATGGCCAGCCCGATCCCGATGTTGAGCAGGTAGCGCCGGCTGCCCAGCCCGGTGGCCACCCCGGCGAACAGGATCGCGGCCGCGACGATCCAGCCGGCGGTCTCGAGCAGGGCGATGAACACGGCGACGCTGCCCACGGTGACGGCCATGGCCCGCCAGTTGGTGGTCGGGACGACCTCACCGTCGGCGCCCTCGACCGGCGCCGGCACCTCGGGGTTGCGCAGGATGCTGACGGTGAGCAGCACCGCCACCACCAGCAGCACCACCACGACCAGGGTCGGGAACGCCTTGGGCCCGAAGAGCTCGGAGTCGTCGGCGACCTCCATCTGCACGATGCCGACCACCAGGAACACCGCCACCGCGACCAGCAGCGCCGGCATCACCAGGGCCGAGCGGCTGCTCCAGAACGGGGTGCTCGGCGTCGCCGGTGCGGCGGGCGTCGTCGCGGTGCTCACACCAGCCCCAGGTCGGTGAGGATGACGTCGACGCGTTCCTGCTCCTCGACGAGGAACTCGGTGAACTCGTCCCCGGTCAGCACCCACGGCTGCCAGCGGTTGCGGGTCACGGCCTCCTGCCAGTGCTCGGTCGCCACCATCTCCAGCACCACGGACTCCAGCTCGGCGCGCTCCTCGGCGGTGATGCCGGCCGGGGCGACCAGACCGCGCCAGTTGACCAGGTCGACCGACTCGTAGCCGAGCTCGGTCATGGTGGGGGCGTCCAGGCCCTCCAGCCGCTCCGGGGCGACCACGGCGAGCGCCCTCAGCGAGCCGTTGATCAGCAGGTCGCGGAAGTCGTTGTAGCCGGAGATGCCCACCTCGACGGTGCCCGCGGCGGTCGACAGCAGGCTGATGGTGAGCTCGCCGCCGCCGGCGTGGGCGGCGTACTCCAGGTCGCCGGGCTCGACGCCCGCCTCGCGGGCCAGCTGGCCGGCCACC
The sequence above is a segment of the Auraticoccus monumenti genome. Coding sequences within it:
- a CDS encoding tripartite tricarboxylate transporter TctB family protein, producing MSTATTPAAPATPSTPFWSSRSALVMPALLVAVAVFLVVGIVQMEVADDSELFGPKAFPTLVVVVLLVVAVLLTVSILRNPEVPAPVEGADGEVVPTTNWRAMAVTVGSVAVFIALLETAGWIVAAAILFAGVATGLGSRRYLLNIGIGLAISSVVQLVFVGLLGLALPAGIMGVF